The following proteins come from a genomic window of Mycolicibacterium rufum:
- a CDS encoding energy-coupling factor ABC transporter ATP-binding protein produces MSTSAVRVRDLHYTYPDGHVALAGVDLDVAPGERVALLGPNGAGKTTLMLHLNGVLTASRGTVEIGATTVQRSTLREIRRRVGLVFQDPDDQLFMPTLAQDVAFGPANFGVRGADLDARVAHALAVVAMGELADRSPAHMSGGQRRRAALATVLACEPEVLVLDEPSANLDPVARRELAETLTGLDATMLIVTHDLPYAAQLCSRAIVMDGGVVVADGPIGEVLSDADLLAAHRLELPWGFVVPTR; encoded by the coding sequence GTGAGCACGTCGGCGGTCCGCGTGCGGGATCTGCACTACACGTATCCGGACGGCCACGTCGCGCTGGCGGGTGTCGACCTCGACGTCGCGCCCGGCGAGCGGGTCGCGTTGCTCGGGCCCAACGGGGCGGGCAAGACCACCCTGATGCTCCACCTCAACGGCGTGCTGACCGCGTCGCGCGGCACGGTCGAGATCGGTGCGACGACGGTGCAGCGCAGCACCCTTCGCGAGATCCGCCGCCGCGTCGGACTGGTGTTCCAGGACCCCGATGATCAGCTGTTCATGCCGACGCTGGCCCAGGACGTGGCGTTCGGTCCGGCCAACTTCGGTGTCCGCGGGGCGGATCTCGACGCCCGGGTGGCGCACGCGCTCGCGGTGGTGGCGATGGGCGAGCTGGCCGACCGCAGCCCCGCCCACATGTCGGGCGGCCAGCGGCGCCGCGCCGCGCTGGCCACCGTGTTGGCCTGCGAGCCCGAGGTTCTCGTCCTCGACGAGCCGTCGGCCAACCTCGATCCGGTGGCCCGCCGCGAGCTGGCCGAGACGCTGACGGGACTCGACGCCACGATGCTGATCGTCACTCACGACCTGCCCTACGCCGCTCAACTGTGCTCGCGGGCCATCGTGATGGACGGCGGGGTCGTCGTCGCCGACGGCCCGATCGGCGAGGTGCTCTCCGACGCGGATCTCCTTGCCGCGCACCGTCTCGAACTGCCCTGGGGCTTCGTCGTTCCCACCCGCTGA
- the cbiQ gene encoding cobalt ECF transporter T component CbiQ: MGAGHAHPLYRDGDSPVHRLPAEVKIVALVTFVLAVVATPRELFWPFGIYALILVATWWVARIPVGWILPRMLIEAPFVVLALLLPFAEGGEQVSVAGVSLSVPGLYAAWGIVIKGTLGVAASLTVAATTTARELPVALSRLRVPAVVVSMLTLMIRYIDVLAAEIRRMRLARVSRGDSPRMLHQIGATAAGVGALFLRSYERGERVYLAMLSRGFDGRVPPLALGAGCAAAASPRQWVLALLPATAAVAVALSAWVIR; encoded by the coding sequence ATGGGAGCGGGGCACGCGCACCCCCTGTACCGCGACGGCGACTCACCGGTGCACCGGCTGCCTGCCGAGGTGAAGATCGTGGCGCTGGTGACGTTCGTGCTGGCCGTGGTCGCCACGCCGCGAGAACTGTTCTGGCCGTTCGGCATCTACGCGCTGATCCTGGTGGCGACGTGGTGGGTGGCGCGCATCCCGGTGGGTTGGATCCTGCCGCGGATGCTCATCGAGGCCCCGTTCGTGGTGCTCGCGCTGCTGCTCCCGTTCGCCGAGGGCGGCGAGCAGGTCAGCGTCGCCGGGGTGTCGCTGTCGGTGCCCGGCCTGTACGCGGCATGGGGCATCGTCATCAAAGGCACGCTCGGTGTGGCCGCCTCGCTGACCGTCGCGGCCACCACCACCGCACGGGAACTTCCCGTGGCGCTGAGCCGGTTGCGCGTGCCCGCGGTGGTCGTCTCGATGCTGACGCTGATGATCCGCTACATCGACGTGCTCGCCGCCGAGATCCGGCGGATGCGGCTGGCCCGGGTGTCCCGCGGGGACTCGCCGCGCATGCTGCACCAGATCGGCGCCACCGCCGCCGGTGTCGGTGCGCTGTTCCTGCGGTCCTACGAGCGGGGGGAGCGGGTCTACCTGGCCATGCTGTCGCGCGGGTTCGACGGACGGGTGCCGCCGCTGGCGCTGGGCGCCGGCTGCGCGGCCGCGGCGTCACCGCGGCAGTGGGTGCTGGCCCTGCTGCCCGCCACGGCCGCGGTGGCGGTCGCGTTGTCCGCGTGGGTGATCCGGTGA
- a CDS encoding PDGLE domain-containing protein — translation MRGGWRFWVGFAVVTLLIAGGLSYLASSSPDGLDSATLQGCQVVETPQGEQLRGDCIAQHADQHALAHSPLADYTLGGRDGTNGVAGIAGVAVTVLVASGAFWLIARSRARSAAPTSSSVPED, via the coding sequence ATGAGGGGCGGGTGGCGCTTCTGGGTCGGCTTCGCGGTGGTGACACTGCTGATCGCCGGCGGGCTGTCCTACCTGGCCAGCTCGAGCCCCGACGGACTGGACTCGGCGACGCTGCAGGGCTGCCAGGTCGTCGAGACGCCGCAGGGCGAACAGCTGCGCGGCGACTGCATCGCCCAGCACGCCGACCAGCACGCGCTGGCGCATTCCCCGCTGGCCGACTACACCCTTGGCGGACGCGACGGCACCAACGGCGTGGCCGGCATCGCCGGGGTGGCGGTGACGGTGCTGGTGGCCTCCGGCGCGTTCTGGTTGATCGCGCGGTCCCGCGCGCGCTCGGCCGCCCCGACGTCGTCGTCCGTCCCCGAAGACTGA
- a CDS encoding energy-coupling factor ABC transporter permease produces the protein MNVHYQAMHMSDGIVNAPVSVLFGAIALIALGVCAWRAREELDERTVPLAGLVAAFIFAVQMVNFPILPGVSGHLLGGALAAILVGPFTGALCVAIVLVVQSLLFADGGVTALGTNITNMALIGVAAGYGTAVLGYRAARRMRGEVPVPAVGAIAFCAAVVGTVCAAMGFVLEYSLGGAGSTSLGTVAAYMSGTHVLIGIGEGIITALTVVAVVRARPDLVYLLRTQRTVAEVPA, from the coding sequence GTGAACGTCCACTACCAGGCGATGCACATGAGCGACGGCATCGTCAACGCTCCCGTCTCGGTCCTGTTCGGGGCTATCGCGCTGATCGCCCTGGGCGTGTGCGCGTGGCGGGCGCGGGAGGAACTCGACGAGCGGACCGTGCCGCTGGCCGGCCTGGTCGCCGCGTTCATCTTCGCCGTACAGATGGTGAACTTCCCGATCCTGCCCGGCGTCAGCGGCCACCTGCTCGGCGGCGCGCTCGCCGCGATCCTGGTGGGACCGTTCACCGGTGCGCTGTGCGTGGCGATCGTGCTCGTGGTGCAGTCGTTGCTGTTCGCCGACGGCGGGGTCACCGCGCTGGGCACCAACATCACGAACATGGCGCTGATCGGGGTCGCCGCGGGCTACGGCACCGCCGTGCTGGGCTACCGGGCGGCGCGCCGCATGCGCGGCGAGGTCCCGGTGCCGGCGGTCGGGGCCATCGCCTTCTGTGCGGCGGTCGTCGGCACCGTCTGCGCCGCGATGGGATTCGTTCTGGAGTACTCCCTCGGCGGAGCGGGCTCCACCTCGCTGGGCACCGTGGCCGCCTACATGTCGGGCACCCACGTGCTCATCGGGATCGGTGAGGGCATCATCACCGCGCTGACCGTGGTGGCGGTCGTGCGGGCGCGTCCCGACCTCGTGTACCTGCTCAGGACGCAGCGCACGGTGGCCGAGGTGCCGGCATGA